The Gordonibacter urolithinfaciens genome contains a region encoding:
- a CDS encoding MBL fold metallo-hydrolase: MDRANTETTAASNPAAPGAADACLAAPFGMPVELLPSLYLVRVLLPHNPLRALNSYLILSKDRTTIVDVGFNHPACEEALDQALAALGRTWDSVEIVLTHSHPDHTGNLDRIYRDGMPVFANLHSFQEVENLQDMEARVFGPLLLKAATPHQSGLGFERGKPALHVSAELLPLKSQPAVTFLQEGDVLRAGPYAFEVLETPGHDPWHLCLYEPSRRILLAGDHVLERITPSIASWFPAYNALEEFLASLGKVSNLDVEQVLPGHGAMFGDLRGRALYLIGHHEERLQEIYDLVAEGHEDVVSISSHARWRYDNWRSWPLDQKFFSMGETMAHLVYLVCEGKLKQTICGDEYRFELP; this comes from the coding sequence ATGGATCGAGCGAACACGGAAACGACAGCCGCTTCGAACCCCGCCGCGCCGGGCGCAGCCGACGCCTGCCTGGCGGCGCCCTTCGGCATGCCGGTGGAGTTGCTGCCGAGCCTGTACCTGGTGCGCGTGCTGCTGCCGCATAACCCCCTGCGCGCGCTCAACTCCTACCTGATCCTGTCGAAAGACCGCACGACCATCGTCGACGTGGGCTTCAACCACCCCGCCTGCGAGGAGGCGCTCGACCAGGCGCTCGCCGCCCTGGGGCGCACCTGGGACAGCGTGGAGATCGTGCTGACGCATTCGCATCCCGACCACACGGGAAACCTCGACCGCATCTACCGCGACGGCATGCCCGTTTTCGCGAACCTCCACTCGTTCCAGGAGGTGGAGAACCTTCAGGACATGGAGGCGCGCGTGTTCGGCCCCCTGCTGCTGAAGGCGGCCACGCCGCATCAGAGCGGCCTGGGGTTCGAGAGAGGGAAGCCTGCGCTCCACGTGTCAGCGGAGCTGCTGCCCCTGAAAAGCCAGCCGGCCGTGACGTTCCTGCAGGAGGGCGACGTGCTCCGTGCGGGGCCCTATGCGTTCGAGGTGCTGGAGACGCCCGGGCACGACCCGTGGCACCTCTGCCTTTACGAGCCGTCGCGCAGGATACTGTTGGCAGGCGACCACGTGCTCGAGCGCATCACGCCCTCGATAGCCTCGTGGTTCCCGGCCTACAACGCCCTTGAGGAGTTCCTGGCGAGCCTGGGAAAGGTGAGCAACCTGGACGTCGAGCAGGTGCTGCCGGGCCATGGCGCGATGTTCGGCGACCTGCGCGGGCGGGCCCTGTACCTCATAGGGCACCACGAGGAGCGCCTTCAGGAGATATACGACCTGGTAGCCGAGGGGCACGAGGACGTCGTGTCCATCTCGTCGCACGCGAGGTGGCGCTACGACAACTGGCGCTCCTGGCCGCTCGACCAGAAGTTCTTCTCGATGGGAGAGACGATGGCGCACTTGGTGTACCTGGTTTGCGAAGGCAAGCTGAAGCAGACGATCTGCGGCGACGAGTACCGCTTCGAGCTGCCGTAG
- a CDS encoding CDGSH iron-sulfur domain-containing protein, whose protein sequence is MATMTQERTERETSRQAQPEDAPQTQGDAPTPMSITIVENGPYVVNGSAPLLEEAITPVGGHREYRVRRTFPATQTYALCRCGRTKTPPFCDGSHVTAGFDGTETASRESFEERADVYPGPGAYLLDDNRCAFARFCHREDGDVWTLTELSGDERLKEEAIKASSDCPAGRLVHYDTADGTPYEPVLDPAISLLEDPEEGVSGPLYVRGGIPLISADGSTYELRNRYALCRCGASRNKPFCDAMHVSIGFSDGLD, encoded by the coding sequence ATGGCAACGATGACACAGGAGCGCACCGAACGCGAGACGAGCCGGCAGGCGCAGCCGGAGGACGCGCCCCAGACCCAGGGCGATGCGCCCACCCCCATGAGCATCACCATCGTGGAGAACGGCCCGTACGTGGTCAACGGCTCAGCGCCGCTGCTGGAGGAGGCCATCACGCCGGTGGGCGGCCATCGCGAGTACCGCGTGCGCCGCACGTTCCCCGCCACGCAAACCTACGCGCTCTGCCGCTGCGGGCGCACGAAGACGCCGCCGTTCTGCGACGGCTCGCACGTCACGGCCGGCTTCGACGGCACCGAGACGGCCAGCCGCGAATCCTTCGAGGAACGCGCCGACGTCTATCCCGGCCCGGGCGCATACCTGCTCGACGACAACCGCTGCGCCTTCGCGCGCTTCTGCCACCGCGAGGACGGCGACGTGTGGACGCTCACCGAGCTCTCGGGCGACGAGCGCCTGAAGGAAGAGGCGATAAAGGCCTCGTCGGACTGCCCAGCCGGACGGCTCGTGCACTACGACACGGCCGACGGCACCCCCTACGAGCCCGTGCTGGATCCTGCGATCTCGCTTCTGGAGGACCCCGAGGAGGGCGTGAGCGGCCCGTTGTACGTACGCGGGGGAATCCCCCTGATCAGCGCTGACGGCAGCACCTACGAGCTGCGCAACCGCTATGCGCTCTGCCGCTGCGGGGCGTCGCGCAACAAGCCGTTCTGCGACGCCATGCACGTGAGCATTGGGTTCTCGGACGGCTTGGACTGA
- a CDS encoding CCA tRNA nucleotidyltransferase produces MEAPGQLGDELAERGQARNAAFEGPRPVTISLPPQAAFALAALEEAGFEAWCVGGFVRDALLGRACADVDVATDAPWQEVQRVFEAAGCRTHETGTAHGTLTVVVDQEALEITTYRDDGAYADARHPEAVSFVRTIEEDLARRDFTMNTLAYHPKRGILDPYGGVADLEARTIRAVGDPARRFSEDALRILRACRFASQLGFSIEPATYAGMMANKGQLLRISAERVTHELECLLLGAHVHDALMGTMDVLAAVLPELVACKGFEQRTPYHVYDVLEHTAFVVQRTPPSPLVRWAALFHDTGKPAAFFQDTDGTGHFYGHAKISVELARAAMGRLALSPAFVGRVLTLVKYHDDVIEPTPKAVKRALARLGGDVELFRALCDLKRGDALAQAPRCAGRVELADELEEVLDGILEANEAFTLRKLAVDGRDVMAAGVRQGPAVGAVLAAALDAVIDERVPNERAALLAFAATWLDGQQGAQDGRDAAGAKGGRCAAGAERAAAEEAPPEPKAR; encoded by the coding sequence ATGGAGGCACCCGGACAACTTGGCGACGAGCTGGCAGAGCGGGGGCAGGCTCGCAACGCTGCCTTTGAAGGCCCTCGCCCCGTCACGATTTCCCTGCCCCCACAGGCCGCCTTCGCCCTCGCCGCGCTCGAGGAAGCCGGCTTCGAGGCATGGTGCGTGGGCGGTTTCGTGCGCGATGCGCTGCTCGGGCGGGCGTGCGCCGACGTCGACGTGGCCACCGACGCGCCCTGGCAGGAGGTGCAGCGCGTGTTCGAGGCGGCCGGCTGCCGCACGCACGAGACGGGCACGGCGCACGGCACGCTCACCGTGGTAGTGGATCAAGAGGCGCTGGAGATCACGACCTACCGGGACGACGGCGCCTACGCGGACGCGCGGCACCCCGAGGCCGTCTCCTTCGTCCGCACCATCGAGGAGGACCTGGCCCGCCGCGACTTCACCATGAATACGCTGGCCTACCATCCAAAACGCGGTATCCTCGATCCGTACGGCGGCGTGGCGGACCTGGAGGCCCGCACGATACGCGCCGTGGGCGACCCCGCCCGCCGCTTCTCCGAGGACGCGCTGCGCATCCTGCGGGCATGCCGGTTCGCCTCGCAGCTGGGGTTCTCCATCGAGCCTGCCACCTACGCCGGCATGATGGCGAACAAGGGCCAGCTTCTGCGCATATCGGCCGAGCGGGTGACGCACGAGCTGGAATGCCTGCTCTTGGGCGCGCACGTGCACGACGCCCTCATGGGCACGATGGACGTGCTGGCCGCGGTGCTGCCCGAGCTGGTAGCATGCAAGGGTTTCGAGCAGCGCACACCCTACCACGTATACGACGTGCTCGAGCACACGGCATTCGTCGTGCAAAGAACCCCGCCCTCCCCCCTCGTGCGCTGGGCCGCGCTCTTCCACGATACAGGGAAGCCGGCGGCGTTCTTCCAAGATACGGACGGCACGGGGCACTTCTACGGCCATGCGAAGATCAGCGTGGAGCTGGCGCGGGCGGCCATGGGCCGGCTCGCCCTCTCGCCGGCCTTCGTGGGGCGCGTGCTGACGCTGGTGAAGTACCACGACGACGTGATAGAGCCCACGCCGAAGGCCGTGAAGCGGGCCCTCGCCCGCCTGGGCGGCGACGTGGAACTGTTCCGCGCGCTCTGCGACCTGAAGCGAGGCGACGCGCTCGCCCAGGCACCGCGATGCGCGGGGCGCGTGGAGCTGGCCGACGAGCTCGAAGAGGTGCTGGACGGGATACTGGAGGCGAACGAGGCCTTCACGTTGAGGAAGCTCGCCGTGGACGGCCGCGACGTGATGGCGGCCGGCGTGCGGCAGGGGCCGGCCGTGGGCGCCGTGCTCGCGGCAGCGCTCGACGCCGTGATCGACGAGCGCGTGCCGAACGAGCGCGCGGCGTTGCTGGCCTTCGCGGCTACCTGGCTGGACGGGCAGCAGGGCGCGCAAGACGGACGGGATGCGGCGGGCGCGAAGGGGGGCAGATGCGCCGCAGGTGCAGAACGGGCCGCCGCCGAAGAGGCGCCGCCCGAGCCGAAGGCGCGGTAA
- a CDS encoding IS110 family transposase has product MAEKNATLADRHEAYLELDVGKQSHWAYAVDSAGTVLLSRRVANTEAGLDEVIAECPDDTLVVVDQRRNIGALAIRRARAAGRPVAYLPGSAESELAKGFPGIAKTDAKDAQVIARVALGMPQTLRPVPEGDPALDGARIMSAQVAQVQKDRTACANALRSRLLESCPAFERACEMTAPWCAGMLSELGGPWNMLDAGRERFCAASHKHGASRGQRDRLWDAISGERPHEQAVAAEMRYVKHFAGRIAADNQEEAMLEEAIAESLSGNADFANLQTIPGIGPRTAAQLVVSVDISQFDSHDKLASYCGLAPSTQRSGTSVNYDKGHRGGNKPLKNLLVFSCNSLGRSKSYYGEYLRRCLGRGMKRRCALKATARKRMKVIYAVMRDGTPYSA; this is encoded by the coding sequence ATGGCCGAGAAGAACGCAACCCTCGCGGACAGGCACGAAGCCTATCTAGAGCTCGACGTCGGCAAGCAGTCCCATTGGGCCTACGCCGTCGACTCCGCAGGAACGGTTCTGCTGAGCAGGCGCGTCGCCAACACCGAGGCCGGCCTCGACGAGGTCATCGCCGAATGCCCGGACGACACGCTCGTGGTCGTCGACCAGCGCCGCAACATCGGCGCGCTCGCGATCAGGCGCGCCCGCGCGGCGGGGAGGCCCGTCGCCTACCTGCCCGGATCGGCCGAGAGCGAGCTTGCGAAGGGCTTTCCCGGCATAGCCAAAACCGATGCCAAGGATGCGCAGGTCATCGCCCGCGTGGCGCTCGGCATGCCGCAGACGCTGCGCCCGGTGCCGGAGGGCGATCCCGCGCTCGACGGCGCTCGGATAATGTCGGCCCAGGTCGCCCAAGTGCAGAAAGACCGGACGGCTTGCGCGAACGCGCTGCGCTCGAGGCTGCTGGAGTCCTGCCCCGCCTTCGAGCGGGCCTGCGAGATGACCGCGCCGTGGTGCGCCGGGATGCTCTCCGAGCTCGGAGGTCCGTGGAACATGCTCGACGCCGGGCGGGAGAGGTTCTGCGCCGCCTCGCACAAGCACGGGGCGAGCCGCGGGCAGCGGGACCGCCTCTGGGACGCGATCTCCGGCGAGAGGCCGCACGAGCAGGCCGTAGCCGCCGAGATGCGCTACGTCAAGCACTTCGCCGGGCGCATAGCCGCCGACAACCAAGAGGAGGCGATGCTCGAGGAGGCCATCGCCGAGTCGCTCTCGGGCAACGCCGACTTCGCCAACCTGCAGACCATACCGGGGATAGGGCCGAGGACGGCCGCGCAGCTCGTGGTGTCCGTAGACATATCCCAGTTCGACAGCCACGACAAGCTCGCCAGCTACTGCGGGCTCGCCCCGTCCACCCAGCGGTCCGGAACGTCCGTCAACTACGACAAGGGGCACCGCGGCGGCAACAAGCCGCTGAAGAACCTGCTCGTCTTCTCATGCAACTCGCTGGGCAGGTCGAAGAGCTACTACGGCGAGTACTTGAGAAGATGCCTGGGCAGGGGCATGAAGCGCAGATGCGCGCTCAAGGCCACCGCGCGAAAGAGGATGAAGGTGATATACGCCGTCATGCGAGACGGCACGCCGTACTCCGCGTAA
- a CDS encoding amidohydrolase encodes MHIDLIIESENVFTGTDAATKPAAVATSGDRIVAVGPRADVHAFARTRNEGPAPEVRDFGDALVVPGFHDSHLHFFHSAVYASPLATMFLGENEADCVERMRAFAEQRPSGWLLAQGWREYRWDPPVLPSKRSLDEAFPTRPVALYSGDAHTLWLNSTALSELGLTRDSVPPAGGTYDRDEAGELTGIVREAAAMELMPQIMGSFTDDEVASAYRGFFARLAENGVTSVCDMSLMAHPGLDFIRDDVHAALLERGELTARVHLFPTLTGDMGRFETMRARYTGPCLQAPGFKQFFDGVSSQHTAWVTEPYANALVEGDCGRPTVDAAVMRSYVLAAAEQGYPVRIHTIGDAAIHAALDIFEEARAKFGPLPEGRRNCLEHLENFLPEDLDRLAELQVVAAVQPPHMTLDPGGPERDLGPERARYMWPLRTLLDRSTVLAFGTDSPVVDVNSIDVLYSAVSRQDPGTHEPAGGWLPGERIGMAEALRAYTQGSAAAAGRRRELGTLEVGKLADIAVLDRNLLTCEIEDIQKTKVLATFMGGRCVFGNETRGRG; translated from the coding sequence ATGCACATCGACCTGATCATCGAAAGCGAGAACGTGTTCACCGGGACAGACGCCGCGACGAAGCCCGCCGCCGTCGCCACCTCAGGCGACCGCATTGTGGCCGTGGGCCCGCGCGCGGACGTGCACGCCTTCGCCCGCACGCGCAACGAGGGCCCCGCGCCCGAGGTGCGCGACTTCGGCGACGCGCTCGTGGTTCCCGGCTTCCACGACTCCCACCTGCACTTCTTTCACTCGGCCGTATACGCCTCCCCGCTGGCAACCATGTTCCTCGGCGAGAACGAGGCAGACTGCGTCGAGCGCATGCGGGCATTCGCCGAACAGCGCCCGAGCGGCTGGCTGCTGGCGCAGGGGTGGCGCGAGTACCGCTGGGACCCGCCCGTGCTGCCCTCGAAGCGCTCGCTCGACGAGGCCTTCCCCACCCGTCCCGTGGCGCTGTACTCGGGCGACGCCCACACGCTGTGGCTCAACTCCACGGCGCTGTCCGAGCTGGGGCTCACGCGCGACAGCGTCCCTCCCGCGGGTGGAACGTACGACCGCGACGAGGCGGGCGAGCTGACCGGCATCGTGCGCGAGGCGGCCGCCATGGAGCTGATGCCGCAGATCATGGGATCGTTCACCGACGACGAGGTGGCAAGCGCGTACCGCGGGTTCTTCGCGCGCCTGGCCGAGAACGGGGTGACGAGCGTGTGCGACATGTCGCTCATGGCGCATCCGGGACTCGACTTCATCCGCGACGACGTGCACGCCGCTCTGCTCGAGCGCGGCGAGCTGACCGCGCGCGTGCACCTCTTCCCCACGCTCACGGGCGACATGGGCCGCTTCGAGACGATGCGCGCGCGGTACACGGGGCCGTGCCTGCAAGCGCCCGGCTTCAAGCAGTTCTTCGACGGCGTGTCGAGCCAGCACACGGCCTGGGTGACCGAGCCCTACGCGAACGCGCTCGTCGAAGGCGACTGCGGCCGCCCCACGGTGGACGCCGCCGTCATGCGCTCCTACGTGCTCGCCGCCGCCGAGCAAGGCTATCCCGTGCGCATCCACACGATCGGCGACGCGGCCATCCACGCCGCGCTCGACATCTTCGAGGAGGCGCGCGCGAAGTTCGGCCCGCTGCCCGAGGGACGTCGCAACTGCCTCGAGCACCTCGAGAACTTCCTGCCCGAAGACCTCGACCGTTTGGCGGAATTGCAGGTGGTGGCCGCCGTGCAGCCGCCGCACATGACGCTCGACCCGGGCGGCCCCGAGCGCGACCTCGGCCCCGAGCGCGCCCGCTACATGTGGCCGCTGCGCACGCTGCTCGACCGCTCCACGGTGCTCGCGTTCGGAACGGACTCGCCCGTGGTGGACGTGAACTCGATAGACGTGCTGTACAGCGCGGTGAGCCGCCAAGATCCCGGCACGCACGAGCCCGCAGGCGGATGGCTGCCCGGCGAACGCATCGGCATGGCGGAGGCCCTGCGCGCCTACACGCAGGGCAGCGCCGCGGCGGCGGGCCGCCGACGCGAGCTGGGAACGCTCGAGGTGGGCAAGCTGGCCGACATCGCCGTGCTCGACCGCAACCTGCTGACCTGCGAGATCGAGGACATCCAGAAAACGAAGGTGCTGGCCACCTTCATGGGCGGCCGCTGCGTGTTCGGGAATGAGACACGGGGACGGGGATAA